The Ketobacter alkanivorans genome includes the window TCGCGATCTTGTTGATACAGGATATTCTCGCCATCATTACCTTGATATTGCTTTCTGGTACTGACCATATTGGTGACGTTGGCGCATGGCTTGGGGTTGGGATATCGTTACCCGGGTTATTGATTGGTGCTCGCTATACCGTACGCTGGATCATATTGCCGCTACTGACCAGGTTCGATCGTTTCCACGAATATATTTTTCTGTTGGCCATCGGCTGGTGCCTTGGGGTGGCGGAACTGGCTCAAGCCTTGGGTTTATCACTGGAAATCGGAGCCTTTATTGCGGGAATCAGCCTTGCTAACAGTCCGATTGCGCAATACATCGCCACTAACCTGAAGCCATTGCGTGATTTTTTCCTGATATTATTCTTCTTCTCCATCGGCGCTGGGTTCAATTTAGGGCTAATCGAACAGATTTGGCTGCCCAGTATCCTGATCACTGCGCTGGTATTGGTGTTGAAGCCGGTGCTGCACGCCAAATTACTGAGTGTGACAGGGGAATCGAAGTCTCTTTCCTGGGAGGCAGGTTTCAGGCTAGGTCAAACCAGCGAATTCTCTTTGTTGATTGCCTTTATCGCCAGTGCGCAGGGTTTGATCGGGGTGGTAGCAGCTCATGTGATTCAAGCTACCGCCATTCTGACATTTTTGATATCCACTTATATTGTGGTGTTCCGCTTTCCCACACCCATCGCTATATCCGACCGGTTGCGCAGAGACTAGATTTTTACCAGATAGCGCCCGGTATGCTGGCCTTTTAGCACCTGGGCGATGGCCTCGGGTAGTTGTTCCAGGCCGATTGTCTGGGTGGTTTTCTGCTTGAATTCGCCAAAGTTCGGGAACAGCCATTGCTTACCGATCATGTTCCAGATGTCTTGTTTAACGTCCAGGGGTAACTCCACTGAATCAACACCCAGCAGATTCACGCCTCGCAGTATGAAAGGAAATACGCTGGTGTTCAGATCATTACCGGCAACCATGCCGCAGCATGCTACGCTGCCACCGTACTGGATCGATTTGAGCAGGTTACCCAACACTGCGCCCCCCACCGTATCAACGGCAGCGGCCCATTGGGGTTTGTTCATGGGGCGATTAGCGTTTTCCAAAAGGGTTTCACGCTGCACAACGCTGCTGGCACCAGCGGCTTTCAGCAGCTCTTCGTGACCAGTCTTGCCAGTGCTGGCAACTACCGTAAATCCAAGGTTGTGCAACAACCACACCGCAATGATACCAACACCACCGGTGGCACCTGTCACCAGGACTGGCCCCTGCTCCGGCGAAATTCCCACTTGCAGTAATGTGTCCACGCTCATGGCTGCGGTAAACCCTGCGGTACCAAAGGCCATGGCGTTTTCTGCGCTAAGGTTATCAGGGCGATAAACCACCCAGTTGGCAGGCACCCGAATCCGACCTGCAAAACCGCCAGAAGTGTTCATCCCCAGGTCGTATCCTGTGACGATAACGGCATCACCGGGTTTATAGTGTGAGTCGGTGGAAGACACTACCGTTCCCGCTGCATCAATACCGGGTACATGAGGGTATTTTCTGGTAACGCCACGGTTGCCAGAGGCAGACAACGCGTCTTTATAGTTCAATGACGAATATTCAACATCTATTACTACATCCCCAGCAGGCAGCTCTTCTGTTTTACGCTCAACAATAGAATGATCGAAGCCTGAATCGGATTCGGTAACCAGAAATGCTTTGAATGTGTTCGTCATTTGAATCTCCTTATACCAGGCTCTTGCCACGTGAGGTAAGTGATCCCATTAGTCGGGTGAGCGACTTGGTGAGGGCACCTTCCATTGCGAACCCCAGACGGTCTGCCATGGTCTTCTTCATCTCATACGAGACTTCGTAGATGTCGCAATCCTTGCTGGCGGCATATAAATAATCATCGCTGGTTTGAATGTCGTCGATCAGGCCTTTTTCCAAGCATTGATTGCCATACCAATGCTCTCCGGTTGCAACGGTGTCGACGTCCAATGATGGGCGGTTGCGTTTGATCAGCTCTTTAAACAAAACGTGGGTTTCTTCGATTTCCTCAACGAATTTCTTTTTGCCTTCGTCGGTATTCTCACCCAGCATGGTCACAGTGCGTTTGAATTCGCCAGCGGTATAAATATCGTAGTCGACATCGTATTTACGAAGAATGCGATTGAAGTTCGGCAGTTCGGCGACGACTCCGATGGAACCAAGTATGGCAAAGGGTGCCGCGATTATCTTATTGGCGGTGCATGCCATCATGTAGCCACCGCTGGCAGCCACTTTATCGACGCACACTGTTAACGGGATCTCTCTTTGGCGAAAGCGCTCTAACTGTGAGGATGCCAGTCCATAGGAATGTACTTGCCCGCCTGGGCTTTCCAGACGGAGCACCACCTCGTCCTGGCGTTCAACCATCGTCAGCACGGCGGTAATTTCGTTGGCAAAATGCTCTACACCAGAGGCTTTGACATCACCATCAAAATCCAGCACAAAAATACGCTTTCGACGTGGTTCATCCTTGATTTTTTTCTTGGCCTTTTCTTCCTTTTTGCGTGCTTTTTCAAGCTCTTTCAGCTCGTGCTTGTCCAGCAGGTAATGGCGCAGGGTGTCTTGAAGATCATCGAAAAAATCATTGAGAGGCGTAACCATTATTTCGCCTTTGTGGTCACGTCGCTGCCGGGATTGTGCACTGGCTGCCGCCACACTGATGATCATGATGATGGCGATAACGACGGTTACGGCCTTGGCAAGAAAAAGGCCGTATTCAGACAAAAATTCGATCACGTAAAAACCTCGTAGCTAGGATGGATCCTGAATGTTATTCGAGGCCATAAGATACCGCAAAGGCAATGGGAATCCTACCTATTCCCATTCTTTGATGGCAATGATTGCACGGTCGTTTTCCGGGCGTGCAATCAGGCCGTTGTTGGTGAGCTGGATGGTAAACAAGGCACCATCGGCCATGGGGAGAAAGGTGGCGCTGCCATATTCAGCATCAAACCACGCAAAGTGATTGGACAGGCTATCCAGCGCATTCCACAGATCGAAGCCTACATCAGGATTGCTGAGAGCGTAGATGCTGCGGGGCTTGGTGCGCTCGTCCTCAAGTGTGAAGTAGCGGCCCTGAATGCGATCCAACTTATAACCAGGACGCCCGCCCAAGGTTGCGAGTAGCCCTTTCCACTTGATTACTCGGGCATCCACTTGCCAAAGGTCACCGCTG containing:
- a CDS encoding cation:proton antiporter; amino-acid sequence: MGSESIVFSIFLIFSGAAVISSFALLTRQPLIVGYIVLGGLFGPFGLDLVSDSKILEQISHIGIIFLLFLLGLDLQPRNFGKLIGRSAFVTITSGVILCVLGTLICRQFQFSWLESGLIGISLMFSSTIIGIKLLPTTMLHHKHTGEVLIAILLIQDILAIITLILLSGTDHIGDVGAWLGVGISLPGLLIGARYTVRWIILPLLTRFDRFHEYIFLLAIGWCLGVAELAQALGLSLEIGAFIAGISLANSPIAQYIATNLKPLRDFFLILFFFSIGAGFNLGLIEQIWLPSILITALVLVLKPVLHAKLLSVTGESKSLSWEAGFRLGQTSEFSLLIAFIASAQGLIGVVAAHVIQATAILTFLISTYIVVFRFPTPIAISDRLRRD
- a CDS encoding YhdH/YhfP family quinone oxidoreductase; the protein is MTNTFKAFLVTESDSGFDHSIVERKTEELPAGDVVIDVEYSSLNYKDALSASGNRGVTRKYPHVPGIDAAGTVVSSTDSHYKPGDAVIVTGYDLGMNTSGGFAGRIRVPANWVVYRPDNLSAENAMAFGTAGFTAAMSVDTLLQVGISPEQGPVLVTGATGGVGIIAVWLLHNLGFTVVASTGKTGHEELLKAAGASSVVQRETLLENANRPMNKPQWAAAVDTVGGAVLGNLLKSIQYGGSVACCGMVAGNDLNTSVFPFILRGVNLLGVDSVELPLDVKQDIWNMIGKQWLFPNFGEFKQKTTQTIGLEQLPEAIAQVLKGQHTGRYLVKI
- the sohB gene encoding protease SohB, translating into MEFLSEYGLFLAKAVTVVIAIIMIISVAAASAQSRQRRDHKGEIMVTPLNDFFDDLQDTLRHYLLDKHELKELEKARKKEEKAKKKIKDEPRRKRIFVLDFDGDVKASGVEHFANEITAVLTMVERQDEVVLRLESPGGQVHSYGLASSQLERFRQREIPLTVCVDKVAASGGYMMACTANKIIAAPFAILGSIGVVAELPNFNRILRKYDVDYDIYTAGEFKRTVTMLGENTDEGKKKFVEEIEETHVLFKELIKRNRPSLDVDTVATGEHWYGNQCLEKGLIDDIQTSDDYLYAASKDCDIYEVSYEMKKTMADRLGFAMEGALTKSLTRLMGSLTSRGKSLV